In the Rhizobium sp. SSA_523 genome, GGCGGTTGCCGCTATCCGCTGATGCAGACGCCCCGCATGATCGCGAAAGGCGCGCGCCATGGCATTGTCCGGCACGATGCCGAGACCGACCTCATTGGAAACGAAGATCACGCGTCCGGCACAGGACGGCAAGGCCGCGGCGAGCCGGTCTGCCTCGCCATCCACATCCGCCTCGGCCATCATCAGATTGGTGACCCACAGGGTCAGGCAATCGACGAGGATGACGCGGTCGGCGCGGGCAAGGTCAAGAAGTGTCTCGGTCAGCCGAAGCGGCTCCTCATGCGTCATCCAGTCCGGACCCCGGTCCAGCCGGTGCCGGTCTATTCGCTCGCGCATCTCCTGGTCGAAGATCTGCGAGGTCGCCAGATAGTGGCGTTGCAGGCCGCTCGCTGCCGCGCAATCTTCGGCGAATCGGGATTTGCCCGATCGCGCACCGCCCAGCACGAAGGAGATCTTGCCGGAACGCTCGGGTGTCGAATCAATCGTCATGCGGGCCTTGGGACGCGGAAGGATGGCTCGGCCCGTACCGGGCTGCATGCATGAAAGCGGCGAATTCGTAGATGAAGAGGCGCCGCCGGGCTGATCATGATGCATCGGTACGAGCCGATAGCCGGACAATCCACCAAAGGATCGGCTGCCCTGCCGGCGCTTAGAACGGGCTGCACTGCAAGCTTTGCAAAAGCGGCACCGGCTTGTCAACCGGAACCGGAGGCCCGTCGCCACACAGGACGCTGACGCAAGGCGGAAGTTCAGCAGAAAAGGCTCTCGCCCGGACCATGGGAGATATCGCCAAGATACTGGCGGAAAAAAGAAAACGGCTCCGGGACGCACTACATTTCCGGAGCCTTGGCGGCTTGGCCACGCGCCACTCATAGCTGGTTGATTCTTACCGAGGCGTTAGCTCCCGCTACTTTTCGCGATTGAGAGCAAAAAAACTTTTTAGACCCGCGGGCGGCTGGCCGCCCGTCATGTTCGTCGCGCCGGAGGCTCACGGCGTGCCGCGCGGTCGACCCGACCGGCACAATTTCGCCGCTGCCAGTCTGACGCAAGGCCGATGAAGGAGAGTAGCCTTGCGCAGACGCCGGATCCGCTCCCGTCTGTCCAGGCAATCACGACGCGAGAGACGATGACCAGTATTTCCCCCATCGGCACACGAGAGACGGTGTGCGACGCCCTGAAGCATCTGTCTGCGGAGAATCAGGCATGGCTGCGATTGATGATGGAAAACCCACAGGCCGACGATACGCTGCTGGATGGGCTGCACCTGTTTCTCGACCGGGCGTCGGAGGCTAGCTTCCTGAATTCGCTGAAACTGTCGCAGACGGGAGAATGGACCGGCAATCATGCGCCCGGCCGGCTGCAGATCCGCCTGATGGAGGCGGCCAAATCGAGCCAGCATCCCGCCTTCCTGGCCTTTCGCGATGGGCTCATCAAGTCAGGCGGCTTTGATCGCGCCTATCCCAAGGCGCCGGTCTAAGCGCCGGGCACAAGGCAAATTGGCATCAAGCCGCACTTGCGGCGAGACACATCCGACGGCCGACGCCTAAAAAGGCATCGACCGCCGGAGCGCGGATCAACGGGCTGCGCGCTGGACGCGGGTGCCGGCGTCCTGCGTGGCATTGACGGTATTGGCCGCATCCTGACCGACGCCGCGGATCGTGTTGCCGCAGGACGACAGCGAGAACATCGTTGCGAAAAGGGCTGCAATTACGGTGATTGACTTGGCCGTCATGATTTTGAAACTCCGATAGAGAAAAGCTGGTCCGCTTGGAAATCCTGTTTCCGCCATGGGAACGTTTGAAGTCGGAAAAAGTTCACGCGCCTGTGACCTGTCTTGAAGACAATTTCGTCCGCCCCGCCAGAGCCGCGCTTTGCCGGCGTTCGCTCGCTCCAGAAAGCCCGCAGAGCATAAAGCCGAACGCCTTCCGCTCTACCAATTGGTAAAGCATTTTCGAATATTCACTGATGTTGAACATTCGTATGTGCGAATGCGGCGATACAGGCGATGACGATGCAAGATACAAGGCAGGCACGGCTTCTGGTTCTTACTGCCGGAGGTCCCAATCCGCAGGTCATGATCAATGCCCTTGCGGCGCATTTTCCCAATCTGGCCGTGATCGAGGAAGATTACGAGCCGAAATCCGCCATCCTCCGGCGCAGGGCCCGTCGCCTCGGGCTGGCGGTTGCGCTCGGACAGCTGGCGACCATGGTCGTGTCGCGGCTGGGCAAGCGCCTGGCGATCCGGCGCAGCCGCGAAATCCTGGCGCAGTATGGCGTATCGGCAGAAAGAGATCCCCTGCTGCCCGTCACCCGCGTCGCCTCGGTGAACGAGGCTGCGGCGCATCAGGCCATTGCGCGATATGCCCCGGATCTGATCCTGACCATCTCCTGTCGCCTCCTGACACGCCAGACGCTGGACATGATTGCCTGCCCCGTCGTCAACTTTCATGCGGGCATCAATCCGGCCTATCGCGGACAGATGGGCGCCTATTGGGCGCTGGTCGATGAAGAACCGGAACAGTTCGGCGCGACATTCCATCTTGTCGATGCCGGCACGGACACCGGGGCCACGCTGGCCGAGATCCGGCTCGCCCCGTCGCGAGACGACACGATCGCCACCTATCCCTTGCTGCTGACGGCCGCGGCGAGCCAAATGGCGCCGGACCTCCTGCGGGATGTCCTCAACGGCACTGCGCAGGCCTCTGTGCCGGAAGGGCGCTCCGTGCTTCGCTTTCCGCCGCCGGTCTGGACCTATCTCTATCACGGACTTGCCCGCCGCATCTGGTGACGCATCCTCGGGTGCAGCGGGGAGGTTTTTGGAAGACCAGGCTCAAAACGCCTCAACAAGCCTCGCATAGGCTTCGACGCGTAGATGCAGGAGGGCGGAATGCACTCCGCCATCATTGCGCGCCGTTTCATGATGAGCACGGACTGCCGCCTGAAAGGATCCGACCATGCAATATGACTGGTCCGGCAACCAACGCCGCCTGCGCCTGACCTTCCGCCAGGCCGTCGCCCTGGCTTCGCTGTCAGCCCTCGTCGGGGCTGTCGCCATGAGCCTCTGGACATAAAGCCCCACTTCGCCTGAAGCGGGGTGAAGCCTCGCGGCATCCGCCTGTCAGGCAACCGCCTTTTCATATTCCCGATAGGCATCGCGGATTTTGTCCGCCACCGCTTTGGCGGGCACGGAAAGCTGGGGCGCGGAGATGAGGCGGATGTCGAAAGTCATGAGTTCGGGCAGACCTTCCTTGGGACCCAGCACCGCCATATCGCTGGTGATATAGGATCTTGGGAAGGGCGCGATGGCAAGGTCGGACAGCACCGCCGCGCGCTGCGCCATGGTATTGGCGCTGAGATAGGCAATGCGATAGGGCCGCTTCATCTGCTCCAGCCCGGCAATTGCCGTCTCGCGCCAGATACACCCCTCTTCCCAGATCGAAATCGGCAGCGGATCACGCAGATGCGCCGTGCCGCATTTCGCTCCGGCCCAGACCAGCCGATCCTTGTACACCACCTCGCCGGCGGGCATGCTGGAGCGGGCGGAATAATTGATCAGCGCCAGATCCAGCCGCTGCTCCTCCATGCGCCGCCGCAGCTTCAGGCTCATATCCACTGTGACATCCACCATGATGCCGGGGAATTTCGCCGCAAAATCCTTCAGAATGTTCGGCAGCAACCGCTCTGCTATGTCATCGGCAGCACCCAGGCGCACGACACCGGACAGTTCCGGCATCACGAAGCGCGACACCGCTTCATTGGACAGCGCGATCATGCGCCGGGCGTAGGATAGCAGCATCTCGCCATGCGGCGTCAGCGATACGGACCGCGCATCGCGCAGGAACAGCGTCGTGCGTAGCTGCTCCTCCAGTTTCTTGATCTGCATGGAGACGGCCGAGGGCGTCCTCAGAACGGCTTCCGCTGCCGTCGAGAAATTGCCCGTATCGGCAATGGCGACGAAGGTGCGCAGCACATCATTGTCCAGCAGCGGGAGGATCTGTCGAAACGGCGCGTTCATGGGACGACCTTCAAATTAAATGAACTTAAGCACCATATCATTTCATTTGATTGATCGTCAACGGGGCGCGACACTGCAGGCTGAGGTATCGACCCTCGGGGCACGCCTCATGGAGCATCATTTGAGTGAATGATTCCCATGAAATTCATTCGTTTGATTGATGGAGAGATCCGGTGCTTTCTGTTGAGGAGCCAGGACCAACATACCAGCAGCCAGAGCCTGCAGACATGACAACCAGACAAGGAGCCGTACCATGACATTTCTTCTCGACCACCGGCTGGGCCTGTCCCGCCGCCACACCTCGTCCCGCCTGGAAAGGCTGGCGGCGCATGTGACCGCCCTCCTTTCCCCCCTTCTTTCCGCTTTCGAACAATGGCGGACCACCCGGACGCGCGCCCGTACATTGCGGGAGATCGAAGCTCTCCCCTTCGACGTGCGCAAGGATATCGGTTGGCCTTCCGATGCCGACCAGCCGCGAAAGTTCTCCTAAGATGAGCGGTTCGTGTGCCTGACGGCGAGGATCGATCGACGGAGATTGCCCGATCGAACCTCGCCGTTGCTTGCCTAAGAGTAGAATATGCGCAATGTCGCAGACACTGTAAGAAACGTCGCAACCGGAACATGCCAAGGCCATAATTTCACGCGACCACTATAGGCTCATGGAGCCTGACCCCGGATGACCAAGCCGCCCACCCTCAAGCGGACACTCGTTTTCCTTCTTGTCCCGAATTTCACCATGTTGCCCTTTGCGGCCGCGGTGGAAACGCTGCGCATCGCCAACCGGATGCTGGGCTATCAGGCCTATGACTGGCGGCTGATGTCGGCCGATGGCGAGAAGGTGCATTCCTCGAGCGGCATCGCCATCGAGGTGAATTCGTCACTGGCGGATGAACGGCGCCATCTTGGCGGGGCCTTTCGGCCGGATATGGTGCTGGTCTGTTCCGGCATCGCCGTGGAGGAGTTCAACAACAAATCGGTCCACGCCTTCCTGCGCGAGACCTATAATCGCGGCGTCGCCGTCGGCAGCCTCTGTACGGGCGCCCATGTGCTGGCGCAGGCAGGCCTGTTGAACGGCAGGCGCTGCGCCATCCACTGGGAGAATCTGCCGGGCTTCGCCGAAGCCTTCCCTCAGGTCGAAGTCTATGCCGATCTCTATGAGGTCGACGCCAATCTCTACACATGCGCCGGCGGCACCGCGTCACTCGACATGATGCTGAACCTGATCGGCCAGGATTTCGGCGAGACGCTTGTCAACCGCGTCTGCGAACAGCAGCTGACCGATCGCGTCCGCAACCCGAATGACCGGCAGCGCCTGCCCTTGCGGGCCAGGCTCGGCGTGCACCACAACAAGGTGCTGGCGATCATCGAACTGATGGAAAGCCATCTTGCCGAGCCTCTGACGCTCGTCGACATTGCCGATCAGGTGGGATTGTCGCGACGGCAGGTGGAACGCCTGTTCCGCCAGGAGATGGGTCGTTCGCCGGCGCGCTATTATCTCGAGATCCGGCTGGATCGCGCCCGGCATCTTCTGGTGCAATCCTCCTTGCCGATCGTGGAAGTGGCGGTTGCCTGCGGCTTTGTTTCCGCCTCGCATTTCTCCAAATGCTATCGGGAGGTCTACAATCGCTCGCCGCAACAGGAGCGTGCGGAGCGCAAGCTGACAATCAGCCCGGCGCCATCCTCGCGCAGCAGGGAGGAGAAGGCAGATCCGCCGCTGCTGACAGCCAGCCAGGCGCTAAGGTAACAGTCAGGCGCTCAGATAGAGCACATCGCCGCCCGTTTCGAAGGGCTGGGGACGCCGCGGGCCGTCCGCCCGGGTCGCCTCGCCGATAACTCGCATCCAGTGATCGGAGAATACACGGTCACGGCCACTCTGCTTGGCCATGAACAGAAATTGGTCGGCGGCATTCAGGTAATTGTCGAAGGTTTCGCGTCCCTCGATCTCGGCAACGCCGATCGACACGGTGATCGACACGCTCTGATCGCCGGCAGTGAATTTCAGCCGCGACATTTCGTGGCGCAGCATCTCGCAGAAGATCGATGCGCGCGCACCGTCCATGCCGACAAGCAGCAAGGCGAATTCTTCGCCGCCAAGCCGCGCAATCAGCTGATCGTCGCCCGCCAGCATTTGCTGCAGGCACGAGGCGACCCCCATCAGCACCGTATCGCCGACGTCATTGCCGTAGGTTTCGTTGATCCGTCTGAAATGATCGATATCGACGAGGGCCATGGAACAGGCCGTGCCGGTCTGCAGGCATTTTTCCACCCGGTCCGGTCCGACGAGGTAGAAGTAACGCCGGTTCGAGAGGCCGGTGAGATAATCGCTCGAGGCCGCGATGCGCAGGCGTTTCAATTGCGACAGGGTGTCGATGGCATGCGCGACGCGGCACTGCACCTCTTCCGCCAGAAGCGGCTGATAGATGACATCGTCGGCACCCGCCTTGATGAAGCCGACCGAGAGGAAGCGGTCCGCCGTCGGCAGAAGGCCGATCAGGCGCAACCGGTCTTCTCCATGCTTGCGGCGAATGCGCCTGCAGAACTGCAATCCGTCCATATCCGGCAATTGCTTGCCGATCACGACGAGTTCGATATCGGGATTGGTCTCGATCAGCGACCGCCCCTCTTCGCCGGTCGCCACCTCGATGACATTGAGAAGCTGCGCCCTCAGCATTTGCGCCAGATGCGTGCGGGTCTCGCCGGCTTCGTGAACCACAAGCACGCGTATATCGCGATTGGCGAGTGCACGGCGGACCGAATCGACAATCATGTCGCAGGCGCGCTCATTGTCCTTCACGACGTAATCGACGACCCGGCGGTCGAGAATACGCTCGCGCACGCCCATGTCGAAGCTGCCGGTGAAGACGATCACCGGAATGCCGAAGCTGATGACCAGGTCCAGCACCTCGCCATGCGGTGAGCCGGGAAGGTTGAGATCGACGACGGCCACCGGGAAATTGCCCCGGTTTGCCTTCAAGGTTTCCTGCAGGGCGGAAAGGCTGGCGCAATGGCAGACATTGCGGCCGATCTCCTCCCGGAACCGATAGGACAGGATGGAGGCGAAGGTACGCGAATCCTCCACCAGAAGCACAGGCCCGTCATCCCGGTCGCGTTTCGGCGCAACGATCTGCTGGACATAGGGCATGTCCTGTCCCTTTCGTCAGGCTGTCACAGCGCGCATGGCTGGCTGACGACGCTCCTGCGCCGCCTGCATGGACTTGATCTGCACGAGGGTGTCGAGGTTCTGGTTGACGCGGCAGTAGAATTCCTCGTCGATGAACGGCCTCAGCATGAAATCATTGCCGCCGGCCTTCAGGAAGCGCGCCGTCAGCAGTCGGTCGGAGGACGAGGAGACGCCGATCACCCGCAATTCATGCGAGCCGCGCACGGAGCGGATGCGACGGGTCAGTTCGAACCCGTCAATATCGGGCATGTTGTAGTCGGTGACGACCAGGCCGATATCGGCGTTCTTCTTGAGGATTTCGATTGCCTTGGCACCGCTTTCGGCAACGCTGACCCGGAAGTTGTAACGCTTCAGCCGCGTCGAGAGCAAAGCGCGGGCAGTCGGGCTATCGTCGACGATCAGCACATGATGACGATGATTGGTCAGGAAGCGGCAGACCGATTCGACCAGCATCTCGACGGCATAGACATTGTCCTTGAGAATGTAGTCGACAATCTCCTTGGCCAGCAGCGCCTCGCGGGTCTGCTCCTGAAAGGTTCCGGTGAAGACGATCGTCGGGATATTGAGGTCCACCAGATATTCCAGCGCCTCGCCGTTTTCGGCACCGGGCAGGTTGATATTGGAAATGGCCAGCGTGACGGGCTCGTCGGACAGTTCATTGGCAGTGGTCAGATCGTCGAAGGTTCGGCAGATCTCTGCCTCAATATTGAAGATCTCCTTCAATCGCTGACGTATCATCGATGTAAAGACGTTGGAATCTTCCGCAACGATGATCCGGGCTTTCGGAAATTGCTCACCGGAATACTGCATCCCCGAAAAACCGAGATATGTCATGACCACCCTTTGTCCCCTCTAGAGTATTTCCAGAAAATACTGCGGTTCATGCGATGATCATGATCCCGTATTCACCGGAAATGCCCTAGCTGAGGATCAAACTAATCAAGCTCAATTGCTGAAACATTAAGCGGATCGACCGCGAATGGTCTGCCGGATAAAAAAAGCGGCCGCTGGCGGCCGCTTCGCAAATCCTGGTAAATATTCTGCGGCGCCTGCCGCCGGTCGATCCCCGCAGCGGGGTCTTTGAGATGTCGGGGTTTCTAGCCGCGCAGTCGCTGATTGTCGGGGTCGAAGGGGCTTTCGCCGATCACTTCGGCCTCGTAGAGCGTGCCGAGAATGCGGATCCTGAGCTGCGTGCCGATTGCGGCGTGCTGCGGATCGAGCATGGCAAGCGCCAGCGACTTTCCGACGCGCCAACCATAGCCGCCGCTGGTAGCCCGGCCGACCAGTTCTCCCGCGCTGTTGTAGATGGCTTCGGATCCCCGGGCATCGACATCTGTCGTCCCCTTGACCTCGATCGTCGAGAAGATCCATCGCAGGCCCTCGGCCCGGTGCGCCAACAGGCCGTCGCGGCCGAGGAAGGGCTTTTCCGGGCGGATGAAGCGATCGAGGCCGCTTTCATAGGCATTATATTCGATCGACAGCTCACGGCCCATATTGCGGTAGGATTTTTCGACCGCCATCGACACCATGGCGCGGATGCCGAAGGGCTTGATCGAAAATTCCGCCCCGGCCTCCATCAGCCGGTCGAAGATATAGGCCTGCATCTCGATCGGATGATGCAGCTCCCAGCCCAGCTCGCCGACGAAATTGACCCGCAAGGCGTGGGCAGTGGCAAGGCCGACGGAAATCTGCCGGCCGGTCAACCACGGGAAATCCCGGCTGTCCAGGCTGGTGCGCGTCAGCTTGCGCAGCACGTCGCGCGACCGCGGGCCGGCAAGCACGAGAACGCCATAGGCCTGTGTGATCGGCCGCAGGACGACCGACCCGTCCTCTGGCGCCAGCCGCTGGAGAAGGTCGTGGTCATGCGCTTCGAGACCACCGGCCGAGACCATATAGAAGCGGTCCGGCGCCCATTCATAGATGGTGAATTCGGCACGCACGCCGCCGGCAGGGGTCAGGATATGGGCAAGCGCGATGCGGCCGCGCTTCTTCGGGATCGCATTGGCGAAGATCGTCTCGAGCCAGGCTCGGGCACCGGGACCCGAGACCTCCATCTTGGCAAAAGGCGACATGTCGAGGACGCCGACATTGGTGGTGACGCTCTCCACCTCATGGCCCACATGCTCGAAGTAATTGGAGCGACGGAAGGACCATTTCTCCACATAGCGGCCGTCATCCAGCGGCGGCGCGTAATTATGGTTGGTGATGACGTCGGCGCCGACTCCTCTCTCGCTGTCGGCAAGCCTGTAGCCATCCGGCGCAAACCAGTTGGCGCGCTCCCAGCCATAGAGCGAGCCGAACACGCCGCCCATCGCCTTCAGCCGGTCATAGATCGGCGTCGTCTTCAGCGGGCGCGCGGCGGCACGCTCCTCATCGGGATAATGCATCGTGAAAACATTGGCATAGGCTTCTTCGTTCTTGGCGATCAGGTAGCCTTCCGTTGCGTAAGGACCGAAGCGACGGGGATCCACCCCCATCAGATCCACGGTCGGCTCGCCATCGACGATCCATTCGGCCAGCTGCCAGCCGGCCCCGCCCGCCGCCGTGATGCCGAAGGAATGGCCCTCGTTGAGCCAGAAACTCCTGAGGCCCGGCGCCGGCCCGACGATCGGATTGCCATCCGGTGTGTAGGCGATGGCGCCATTATAGACCTTCTTGATGCCCACTTCGCCGAAGGCCGGCACCCTTGCGATCGCCGCCTCGATATGCGGCATGAGGCGGTCGAGATCCTCCTGGAAGAGCTCGTATTCGCTCTCCGCCGAAGGGC is a window encoding:
- the cobU gene encoding bifunctional adenosylcobinamide kinase/adenosylcobinamide-phosphate guanylyltransferase, which produces MTIDSTPERSGKISFVLGGARSGKSRFAEDCAAASGLQRHYLATSQIFDQEMRERIDRHRLDRGPDWMTHEEPLRLTETLLDLARADRVILVDCLTLWVTNLMMAEADVDGEADRLAAALPSCAGRVIFVSNEVGLGIVPDNAMARAFRDHAGRLHQRIAATADEVFFIAAGLSLRMKG
- a CDS encoding entericidin, which encodes MTAKSITVIAALFATMFSLSSCGNTIRGVGQDAANTVNATQDAGTRVQRAAR
- a CDS encoding formyl transferase encodes the protein MQDTRQARLLVLTAGGPNPQVMINALAAHFPNLAVIEEDYEPKSAILRRRARRLGLAVALGQLATMVVSRLGKRLAIRRSREILAQYGVSAERDPLLPVTRVASVNEAAAHQAIARYAPDLILTISCRLLTRQTLDMIACPVVNFHAGINPAYRGQMGAYWALVDEEPEQFGATFHLVDAGTDTGATLAEIRLAPSRDDTIATYPLLLTAAASQMAPDLLRDVLNGTAQASVPEGRSVLRFPPPVWTYLYHGLARRIW
- a CDS encoding LysR family transcriptional regulator, giving the protein MNAPFRQILPLLDNDVLRTFVAIADTGNFSTAAEAVLRTPSAVSMQIKKLEEQLRTTLFLRDARSVSLTPHGEMLLSYARRMIALSNEAVSRFVMPELSGVVRLGAADDIAERLLPNILKDFAAKFPGIMVDVTVDMSLKLRRRMEEQRLDLALINYSARSSMPAGEVVYKDRLVWAGAKCGTAHLRDPLPISIWEEGCIWRETAIAGLEQMKRPYRIAYLSANTMAQRAAVLSDLAIAPFPRSYITSDMAVLGPKEGLPELMTFDIRLISAPQLSVPAKAVADKIRDAYREYEKAVA
- a CDS encoding GlxA family transcriptional regulator is translated as MTKPPTLKRTLVFLLVPNFTMLPFAAAVETLRIANRMLGYQAYDWRLMSADGEKVHSSSGIAIEVNSSLADERRHLGGAFRPDMVLVCSGIAVEEFNNKSVHAFLRETYNRGVAVGSLCTGAHVLAQAGLLNGRRCAIHWENLPGFAEAFPQVEVYADLYEVDANLYTCAGGTASLDMMLNLIGQDFGETLVNRVCEQQLTDRVRNPNDRQRLPLRARLGVHHNKVLAIIELMESHLAEPLTLVDIADQVGLSRRQVERLFRQEMGRSPARYYLEIRLDRARHLLVQSSLPIVEVAVACGFVSASHFSKCYREVYNRSPQQERAERKLTISPAPSSRSREEKADPPLLTASQALR
- a CDS encoding diguanylate cyclase; amino-acid sequence: MPYVQQIVAPKRDRDDGPVLLVEDSRTFASILSYRFREEIGRNVCHCASLSALQETLKANRGNFPVAVVDLNLPGSPHGEVLDLVISFGIPVIVFTGSFDMGVRERILDRRVVDYVVKDNERACDMIVDSVRRALANRDIRVLVVHEAGETRTHLAQMLRAQLLNVIEVATGEEGRSLIETNPDIELVVIGKQLPDMDGLQFCRRIRRKHGEDRLRLIGLLPTADRFLSVGFIKAGADDVIYQPLLAEEVQCRVAHAIDTLSQLKRLRIAASSDYLTGLSNRRYFYLVGPDRVEKCLQTGTACSMALVDIDHFRRINETYGNDVGDTVLMGVASCLQQMLAGDDQLIARLGGEEFALLLVGMDGARASIFCEMLRHEMSRLKFTAGDQSVSITVSIGVAEIEGRETFDNYLNAADQFLFMAKQSGRDRVFSDHWMRVIGEATRADGPRRPQPFETGGDVLYLSA
- a CDS encoding response regulator → MTYLGFSGMQYSGEQFPKARIIVAEDSNVFTSMIRQRLKEIFNIEAEICRTFDDLTTANELSDEPVTLAISNINLPGAENGEALEYLVDLNIPTIVFTGTFQEQTREALLAKEIVDYILKDNVYAVEMLVESVCRFLTNHRHHVLIVDDSPTARALLSTRLKRYNFRVSVAESGAKAIEILKKNADIGLVVTDYNMPDIDGFELTRRIRSVRGSHELRVIGVSSSSDRLLTARFLKAGGNDFMLRPFIDEEFYCRVNQNLDTLVQIKSMQAAQERRQPAMRAVTA
- a CDS encoding FAD-dependent oxidoreductase, coding for MKTQARAVVIGGGVVGVSTLYHLAKKGWSDCVLIERKELTSGSTWHAAGLLPLFNLSYSVGQLHKYSVRFYEELQTETGMNVGFSKVSNIRLARTRDRWDEYMYYAGIAETIGVTVNILTPDQVKEIWPLCETEGLLGAIQHPDDGYIQPADLTQALAKGARDLGATIYRNTAVTALKQRPDGQWTVTTDKGEIVAEHVVSCTGSFARKTGEMVGINIPVIPVEHQYIVTEPHPAIQERRRQGLPEMGVLRESDSAWYMREEAGGLILGPYEVGAPVCYVDGPSAESEYELFQEDLDRLMPHIEAAIARVPAFGEVGIKKVYNGAIAYTPDGNPIVGPAPGLRSFWLNEGHSFGITAAGGAGWQLAEWIVDGEPTVDLMGVDPRRFGPYATEGYLIAKNEEAYANVFTMHYPDEERAAARPLKTTPIYDRLKAMGGVFGSLYGWERANWFAPDGYRLADSERGVGADVITNHNYAPPLDDGRYVEKWSFRRSNYFEHVGHEVESVTTNVGVLDMSPFAKMEVSGPGARAWLETIFANAIPKKRGRIALAHILTPAGGVRAEFTIYEWAPDRFYMVSAGGLEAHDHDLLQRLAPEDGSVVLRPITQAYGVLVLAGPRSRDVLRKLTRTSLDSRDFPWLTGRQISVGLATAHALRVNFVGELGWELHHPIEMQAYIFDRLMEAGAEFSIKPFGIRAMVSMAVEKSYRNMGRELSIEYNAYESGLDRFIRPEKPFLGRDGLLAHRAEGLRWIFSTIEVKGTTDVDARGSEAIYNSAGELVGRATSGGYGWRVGKSLALAMLDPQHAAIGTQLRIRILGTLYEAEVIGESPFDPDNQRLRG